In Virgibacillus sp. NKC19-16, a single genomic region encodes these proteins:
- the hemH gene encoding ferrochelatase translates to MGRKKIGLLVMAYGTPYKEADIERYYTHIRHGRKPAEDALQDLKDRYKAIGGISPLARITEQQAKAIEESVNAKQDEYEFKAYIGLKHIEPFIEDAVEEMAKDGVEQAVSIVLAPHYSTFSVKSYNQRANDAAEKHGVTSLTSVESWYNAPGFIDYWAMQIDSVYQQLTNDEKEKAVLIVSAHSLPEKILQDGDPYPEQLAETAKLIIEKTAIKNYEIGWQSEGNTPDPWLGPDVQDLTRDLYEQKGYRSFIYAPVGFIADHLEVLYDNDYECKVVCEELGANYYRPEMPNVHPQFIDTLADVVLKQATRDV, encoded by the coding sequence ATGGGAAGGAAAAAAATAGGATTATTAGTAATGGCGTATGGTACGCCATATAAGGAAGCGGATATTGAACGTTATTATACACATATTCGTCATGGCAGAAAACCTGCTGAAGATGCACTGCAGGATTTAAAAGATCGCTATAAAGCAATAGGTGGTATTTCACCATTGGCGAGAATTACAGAACAACAGGCAAAAGCGATTGAAGAAAGTGTTAATGCCAAACAAGATGAATACGAATTTAAAGCATACATTGGTTTGAAGCATATTGAACCATTTATTGAAGATGCAGTAGAAGAAATGGCAAAAGACGGAGTTGAACAGGCTGTCTCGATCGTATTAGCACCACACTATTCTACATTCAGTGTGAAATCCTATAATCAGCGGGCAAATGATGCAGCCGAAAAACATGGTGTCACATCTCTCACTTCTGTGGAGAGCTGGTATAATGCACCAGGCTTTATCGACTATTGGGCTATGCAGATTGATAGTGTCTATCAGCAACTCACTAATGATGAGAAAGAAAAAGCTGTATTAATCGTTTCTGCACACAGTTTACCAGAGAAAATCCTGCAAGATGGTGATCCTTATCCGGAACAGTTAGCTGAAACTGCGAAACTTATCATTGAAAAAACAGCGATTAAAAATTATGAAATCGGCTGGCAAAGTGAAGGGAACACCCCTGATCCATGGCTTGGTCCGGATGTGCAAGATTTAACACGTGATCTTTACGAGCAAAAAGGATATCGCTCATTCATCTATGCTCCTGTTGGATTTATTGCAGATCACCTGGAAGTTTTATATGACAATGATTATGAATGTAAAGTTGTTTGTGAAGAACTGGGGGCCAATTATTATCGCCCAGAAATGCCAAATGTACATCCGCAATTTATCGATACATTAGCAGATGTCGTTTTAAAACAAGCAACGCGTGATGTGTGA
- the hemY gene encoding protoporphyrinogen oxidase — translation MARKNIVVVGGGITGLTAAYYLQKEIKEKRLPYDVKLVEASNRLGGKIKTMKRDGFTIEQGPDSLLARKQPAVKLVEELGLQDQIVRNATGQSYILVKNKLHKMPKGTFMGIPKNIRPLLSSNLISAKGKGRALVDLVLPRGKEAADQSLGVFFRRRFGNELLINQIDPLLSGIHSGDIDEMSLKATYPIFYKLEQEYGSVMKGLKKTMPKPDKSKEKNPTGAFFSLENGLETLIDSLAEKLDEDTVTVSNPVDHVEKKDNGYHLLLSNGDVEKADVVIMATPHFTVPRLFSQYDFFKTLDDMPATSTANVVLAFDQSAIKKDIDGTGFLVSKSSNYRITACTWTHKKWPITTPDGKILLRCYVGRPNDQSVVDMTDAELTEIVLKDLKKTMKITSDPEFSVITRWKNARPQYTVGHLERITAVRNQTRKYLPGTFLTGSSYDGVGIPDCIDQGEKTAHEVVEFLRG, via the coding sequence ATGGCACGTAAAAATATTGTAGTTGTAGGAGGCGGAATAACCGGGTTAACCGCCGCTTACTATTTACAAAAAGAGATAAAGGAAAAAAGACTGCCGTATGATGTGAAGTTAGTTGAAGCAAGCAATCGCTTAGGCGGAAAAATAAAAACGATGAAGCGAGATGGCTTTACGATTGAACAGGGTCCAGATTCATTACTAGCCAGGAAACAACCTGCAGTAAAGCTTGTGGAGGAACTGGGACTTCAAGATCAAATTGTCCGTAACGCCACTGGTCAATCTTATATTTTAGTGAAAAATAAATTGCATAAAATGCCAAAAGGAACATTTATGGGGATCCCCAAAAATATCCGTCCCTTGTTGTCTTCCAATCTCATTTCCGCTAAAGGGAAGGGGAGAGCTTTAGTTGATTTGGTTTTACCAAGAGGAAAAGAAGCGGCTGACCAGTCACTTGGCGTTTTCTTCCGTCGTCGTTTCGGAAATGAATTGCTGATCAATCAAATTGATCCACTATTATCTGGAATTCATTCTGGTGATATTGATGAAATGAGTCTGAAGGCGACTTATCCTATCTTTTATAAGTTGGAGCAGGAATATGGCAGTGTGATGAAGGGATTAAAGAAAACAATGCCGAAGCCAGACAAAAGTAAGGAGAAGAATCCTACTGGAGCCTTTTTCTCTTTGGAAAATGGCTTGGAAACATTAATTGATAGCCTTGCTGAGAAATTGGATGAGGACACTGTAACGGTTAGTAATCCAGTGGATCATGTGGAGAAAAAGGATAATGGTTACCATCTTTTATTAAGTAATGGGGACGTTGAAAAAGCGGATGTTGTTATCATGGCCACACCGCATTTCACTGTGCCAAGGTTGTTTAGTCAATATGATTTCTTTAAAACGCTCGACGACATGCCGGCAACCTCAACAGCGAATGTTGTATTGGCTTTTGATCAATCAGCGATTAAAAAAGATATTGATGGGACAGGATTTCTTGTATCCAAAAGCAGTAATTACCGGATAACCGCATGTACATGGACACATAAAAAATGGCCGATAACGACCCCGGACGGAAAAATATTATTACGGTGTTATGTTGGCAGACCCAATGATCAGTCTGTTGTAGATATGACAGACGCGGAATTGACCGAAATTGTCTTGAAGGATTTAAAGAAAACGATGAAAATTACATCCGATCCAGAATTCAGTGTGATCACACGCTGGAAAAATGCAAGACCGCAATATACGGTTGGGCATTTGGAGCGGATTACAGCAGTGCGTAACCAGACACGAAAATATTTGCCTGGTACGTTTTTAACAGGAAGTTCCTATGACGGTGTTGGTATACCGGATTGTATTGATCAAGGTGAGAAGACTGCTCATGAAGTAGTAGAATTTTTGCGAGGGTAA
- the pepF gene encoding oligoendopeptidase F, whose product MTTTSTKRWKRAEVPEEQKWNLNDLFTSNEAWELELAKVQEDVSEVTQFKGKLGASAANLLNGLRAQEQLQERVTRVATYASLKSSADGTNPDNQRDSAKVSSALATINTKLSFIQSELLRLSDETIQQFLKEEPKLQIYQKALQDIAERKPYTLTPELEETLAALSEVHSAPYMIYGRSKSSDMEFDSITGEDGSELPMSAALYEDRYELAPDKTTRRNAYNSFTKTLDQYKNTFAATYATEVKKQVIMSRLRSYDSVTDMLLQPQEVTKGMYHNQLDVIQQELAPHMRRYAKLKQEKLGLDELHFSDLKAPLDPEFNPETTYEEAISTILEALEVMGPEYGEIMKKAIQERWVDLADNVGKSTGAFCASPYGVHPYILLTWTDTMRGAFVLAHELGHAGHFYLAGKNQSLVNTRPSTYFVEAPSTMNEMLLANHLLAKTDDKRMRRWVITQLLGTYYHNFVTHLLEGEFQRRVYELAEADTPLTATVLSQQKREALENFWGDTVTFDEGAGLTWMRQPHYYMGLYPYTYSAGLTVSTAVAKKIQSEGQPAVDRWLNVLKAGGTKKPLDLIKQAGVDMSKPDAIKEAVAYIGSLVDELEKSYE is encoded by the coding sequence TTGACAACTACTTCAACAAAAAGATGGAAACGCGCGGAGGTTCCTGAAGAACAGAAATGGAACTTAAACGATTTATTTACATCCAATGAGGCTTGGGAACTCGAACTAGCCAAAGTCCAGGAGGATGTCAGTGAGGTAACACAATTTAAAGGAAAATTAGGCGCAAGTGCCGCGAACTTACTAAACGGACTCAGAGCCCAAGAACAACTCCAGGAAAGGGTTACCAGAGTAGCTACCTACGCCTCTTTAAAATCAAGTGCTGATGGGACAAATCCTGACAATCAACGCGACTCGGCAAAGGTCTCTTCAGCTCTAGCGACTATTAACACAAAGCTTTCCTTTATTCAATCCGAATTATTGCGTCTTTCTGATGAAACAATTCAGCAATTTTTAAAAGAAGAACCAAAACTGCAAATCTATCAAAAAGCACTTCAGGACATTGCGGAGAGAAAACCTTATACACTCACACCTGAGCTTGAGGAAACATTAGCGGCACTTAGTGAAGTACATAGTGCACCATACATGATATACGGGCGCAGCAAGTCCTCCGACATGGAATTTGATTCGATCACAGGTGAAGATGGATCCGAACTGCCGATGTCAGCTGCATTATATGAAGACCGCTATGAATTAGCTCCAGATAAAACAACGCGTCGTAATGCGTATAATTCGTTTACCAAAACATTAGATCAGTATAAAAATACGTTCGCTGCAACATATGCAACAGAGGTAAAAAAACAGGTTATTATGTCACGCCTGCGTTCCTATGATTCTGTTACAGATATGCTCCTGCAACCGCAAGAGGTTACAAAGGGTATGTATCATAATCAATTGGATGTTATACAGCAAGAATTGGCACCACATATGCGTCGCTATGCTAAATTAAAACAAGAAAAGCTTGGCCTGGATGAGCTGCATTTCAGTGATTTGAAAGCCCCTCTGGATCCGGAGTTCAATCCTGAAACGACTTATGAGGAGGCTATATCTACTATTCTTGAAGCACTTGAAGTAATGGGTCCTGAATACGGCGAAATTATGAAGAAAGCGATCCAGGAACGTTGGGTGGATTTAGCTGATAATGTAGGTAAATCTACTGGCGCATTTTGTGCAAGCCCATACGGTGTCCATCCATATATTTTATTAACATGGACGGATACAATGCGTGGCGCTTTTGTACTAGCACATGAATTAGGGCATGCCGGACATTTCTATCTTGCAGGCAAGAATCAATCACTCGTTAATACACGACCATCCACCTATTTCGTGGAAGCACCATCAACGATGAACGAGATGCTGCTGGCTAATCACTTACTTGCAAAAACCGATGACAAACGGATGAGGCGCTGGGTAATCACGCAATTGCTTGGCACATATTATCATAATTTCGTTACCCATTTACTAGAGGGCGAATTCCAACGTCGTGTATATGAATTAGCAGAAGCAGATACCCCGCTAACAGCAACTGTATTATCACAACAAAAACGTGAGGCGCTGGAAAATTTCTGGGGTGACACGGTAACATTTGATGAAGGTGCAGGCCTTACATGGATGCGTCAGCCGCACTATTATATGGGACTATATCCATATACGTATTCAGCAGGTTTGACCGTTTCTACTGCAGTTGCTAAGAAGATACAATCAGAAGGGCAACCAGCAGTCGATCGCTGGCTCAATGTACTCAAAGCTGGTGGTACTAAAAAACCGCTTGACCTTATCAAACAAGCAGGTGTAGATATGTCAAAACCTGACGCCATTAAAGAAGCTGTCGCCTACATTGGCTCACTTGTTGATGAATTGGAAAAAAGCTATGAATAA
- the yhfH gene encoding protein YhfH, protein MINVVEFFRNLPRKKCAQCGHDIHEKADCYINLCDDCDHPAR, encoded by the coding sequence ATGATTAACGTTGTTGAATTTTTTAGAAACCTGCCTCGTAAAAAATGTGCACAATGCGGCCATGACATCCACGAAAAAGCTGATTGCTACATCAATTTATGTGATGATTGTGATCACCCAGCACGGTAA
- a CDS encoding MBL fold metallo-hydrolase, producing the protein MKLTVIGCWGGYPAPNGATSSYLIEKDNFSLLVDAGSGALSKLQTYKQVSDIDAVLLSHYHHDHVADIGVLQYGKLVQSYALGNEEILPIYGHAEDTQGFAKLTHNYTKGIAYDPNAKLELGPFVITFLKTDHPVPCYGMRVTDGESTLVYTADTSFKEEWIDFAKQADLLITDCNFYAEQDGSKAGHMTSKEGGIIAEKANVKELMLSHLPQYGQKSQLVIEAKRYYEGVVHLAEEGFIWG; encoded by the coding sequence ATGAAATTAACTGTAATCGGTTGCTGGGGTGGTTACCCCGCCCCAAATGGCGCAACATCTTCGTATTTAATTGAAAAAGATAATTTTTCTTTATTAGTTGATGCAGGAAGTGGTGCCCTGTCCAAATTACAAACGTATAAACAGGTTTCTGATATTGATGCTGTACTCTTGTCCCATTATCATCATGATCACGTCGCGGATATTGGTGTATTGCAGTATGGTAAACTTGTACAATCTTACGCGTTGGGGAATGAGGAAATATTGCCGATATATGGACATGCTGAGGATACACAAGGTTTTGCTAAACTAACACATAATTACACCAAAGGAATTGCTTATGATCCAAACGCAAAACTGGAGTTGGGCCCGTTTGTTATTACATTTTTAAAAACGGATCATCCTGTTCCATGTTACGGGATGCGGGTCACCGATGGAGAGAGTACGCTTGTTTATACTGCTGATACAAGTTTTAAAGAGGAATGGATTGATTTTGCGAAGCAGGCGGATTTGCTTATTACGGACTGTAACTTTTATGCTGAGCAGGATGGTTCAAAAGCGGGACATATGACGAGCAAAGAAGGGGGGATCATTGCTGAAAAGGCAAATGTGAAAGAGTTGATGCTAAGCCATTTGCCGCAATATGGTCAAAAGTCTCAATTAGTAATTGAGGCAAAGCGGTATTATGAGGGAGTCGTTCATTTAGCGGAAGAAGGATTTATTTGGGGATAG
- a CDS encoding lipoate--protein ligase, translating into MKFIDNQGITDPMVNLALEEYILENFGEQDSYLLFYVNKPSIIIGRNQNSVEEINTEYVDENGIKVVRRLSGGGAVYHDEMNLNFSFITQDDGNSFQNFQRFTQPIVDALNKIGVPAQLHGRNDLAANGRKISGNAMFSTRGRMFSHGTLMLDSEIENVVSALNVNKEKIESKGIKSIRSRVANISEFLDEKITMDEFKALILRHVFDVEDIKDVPRHELTDKDWENIHQISKKRYQQWDWNYGKSPSFNIQASHKFDAGLVDVRLDVKKGVIENCKIYGDFFGVGNVGVIEDSLTGVRHERKAIEEALADVEVSHYLGRITKEDFINLIY; encoded by the coding sequence GTGAAATTTATAGATAATCAAGGGATTACAGATCCAATGGTTAACCTGGCACTGGAAGAATATATTTTAGAAAATTTTGGCGAACAGGATTCTTATTTATTGTTCTATGTGAACAAGCCTTCCATTATTATCGGTAGAAATCAGAACTCCGTTGAGGAAATTAATACGGAATATGTTGATGAAAACGGGATAAAAGTTGTTCGTCGCCTGTCAGGTGGAGGAGCCGTGTATCATGATGAAATGAATTTAAATTTCAGTTTTATTACACAGGATGATGGAAATAGCTTTCAAAATTTCCAACGGTTCACCCAGCCAATCGTTGATGCATTAAATAAAATCGGCGTACCTGCGCAATTACACGGAAGGAACGACCTAGCGGCAAACGGTCGTAAAATTTCCGGTAATGCGATGTTTTCAACGAGAGGGCGGATGTTCAGTCATGGAACATTAATGCTTGATTCGGAAATTGAAAATGTCGTTTCCGCTTTAAATGTAAATAAAGAAAAAATCGAATCAAAAGGAATCAAATCTATTCGCAGCCGTGTAGCAAATATTTCCGAATTTCTGGATGAGAAAATTACCATGGACGAATTCAAAGCGCTTATTTTGCGACATGTTTTTGATGTAGAAGATATCAAAGACGTTCCACGCCATGAGTTAACCGACAAAGATTGGGAGAATATTCATCAAATCTCCAAGAAACGTTATCAGCAATGGGATTGGAACTATGGTAAATCACCATCTTTTAATATTCAAGCATCACATAAATTTGATGCCGGTTTGGTGGACGTTCGTCTGGATGTTAAAAAAGGCGTTATCGAAAACTGCAAAATTTATGGTGACTTCTTTGGCGTTGGAAATGTAGGAGTTATCGAAGACAGCCTGACTGGTGTTCGTCATGAACGAAAAGCGATTGAAGAAGCATTAGCAGATGTCGAGGTATCACATTACCTTGGACGAATAACGAAAGAAGATTTTATTAACTTAATCTATTAA
- a CDS encoding competence protein ComK: MYNDFYTPTYEITPMTMAVIVQHGDNGKSARFILEEDFEYVVDHSPTKIIDSACKFFGASLKGRQDGTRDICGLTHKAPISIDPSSGMYFFPTCSPANPKCSWIAHSHIDQINKATNHRTEIIFKNGKQIILDVSFGSMLNQVQRTAQYRYLLDNRIKFLQKHKADMVAEPLP; this comes from the coding sequence ATGTATAATGATTTTTATACTCCAACTTATGAAATTACCCCAATGACCATGGCAGTTATCGTGCAACACGGTGACAATGGCAAGTCAGCCAGATTCATATTGGAAGAAGACTTTGAATATGTTGTCGACCATTCTCCAACTAAAATTATTGATTCAGCTTGCAAGTTCTTTGGTGCCAGCCTAAAGGGTAGACAGGATGGAACACGTGATATATGTGGATTAACACATAAAGCACCGATCTCGATTGACCCTTCCAGTGGGATGTACTTTTTTCCTACATGCTCACCTGCAAATCCTAAATGTTCTTGGATTGCTCATTCCCATATTGACCAAATCAATAAAGCAACAAATCACCGTACAGAAATCATTTTCAAAAATGGGAAGCAAATTATTCTCGACGTTTCTTTTGGTTCCATGCTGAATCAAGTACAGCGAACGGCGCAATATCGCTACCTACTCGATAATCGGATTAAGTTTTTGCAGAAACATAAGGCTGATATGGTAGCCGAGCCATTACCATGA
- a CDS encoding TVP38/TMEM64 family protein gives MYLMNIDFSDWKGILENEGWEEFIQQLLSEYESLGPLPGILLPFIEALLPFLPLIVFVIANAAAYGLLEGFLLSWIGASSGAVVVFLIIRKLSNTRIVKSIRKNKQVKIVTTWLERHGFGPLFLLMCFPFSPSSVINVVAGLSKISLQQFILAILLGKSVMIFSIAYVGASITEFAQNPVRTIIVGVCIVLFWIIGKYIEKRLEKKAMLKDNPNLEQKD, from the coding sequence ATGTACTTAATGAACATCGATTTTTCTGATTGGAAAGGCATTCTTGAGAATGAGGGATGGGAGGAATTTATTCAGCAGTTGCTGAGTGAGTATGAAAGTCTTGGGCCATTACCGGGAATTTTATTGCCATTTATTGAGGCACTTCTTCCTTTTCTTCCATTAATAGTGTTTGTTATTGCAAATGCCGCAGCATATGGGTTATTAGAAGGATTTCTATTATCCTGGATTGGTGCTAGTTCAGGAGCAGTTGTTGTTTTTCTCATTATACGTAAACTTAGTAATACGCGAATAGTGAAGTCCATACGCAAAAATAAACAAGTGAAAATCGTAACTACATGGCTGGAACGGCATGGATTCGGACCTCTTTTTCTACTCATGTGTTTTCCCTTTTCACCATCTTCAGTTATTAATGTGGTAGCTGGATTATCAAAAATTAGCCTACAGCAATTTATCTTGGCTATACTACTTGGAAAATCAGTAATGATCTTTTCGATTGCCTATGTAGGAGCAAGTATTACGGAATTTGCCCAAAATCCGGTACGAACCATTATAGTCGGTGTTTGTATTGTATTATTTTGGATAATAGGTAAATATATCGAAAAAAGATTGGAAAAGAAAGCGATGCTAAAAGACAATCCGAACCTTGAACAAAAGGATTAA
- the lepB gene encoding signal peptidase I: MKKLNYRRIIPVIIFTLVLVVVFRSLFFASYEVDGESMEPTLNDGNLLMVNTFIYDITEVDRFDVIVFHANQQADYVKRVIGLPGDTVEYKNDSLYVNGEHWDEAFLESYAQASDSTPFTNDFTLTEITGKEEVPEGKLFVMGDNRQDSLDSRSFGFISAEQLVGKVDIKYWPLNQNSFTLGK, encoded by the coding sequence ATGAAAAAATTAAATTATCGTAGAATTATCCCGGTGATTATTTTCACGTTGGTACTAGTAGTAGTCTTTCGATCCCTTTTCTTTGCAAGTTATGAAGTAGATGGTGAATCGATGGAGCCAACATTAAATGATGGTAATTTATTAATGGTAAATACATTCATTTATGACATAACAGAAGTTGATCGATTTGATGTCATCGTATTTCATGCAAATCAACAGGCCGATTATGTGAAGCGAGTAATTGGATTGCCTGGTGATACGGTCGAATATAAGAATGACTCCCTTTATGTGAACGGTGAGCATTGGGATGAAGCGTTTCTTGAATCATATGCCCAAGCCAGTGATTCGACACCATTTACAAATGATTTTACCTTAACAGAAATAACCGGGAAGGAAGAAGTGCCAGAAGGAAAGCTTTTTGTTATGGGAGATAATCGGCAGGATAGCTTAGACAGCAGATCCTTTGGTTTTATATCGGCAGAACAGCTTGTTGGAAAAGTTGATATTAAATACTGGCCGCTTAATCAAAATAGTTTCACGCTCGGCAAATAG